A genomic stretch from Malus domestica chromosome 15, GDT2T_hap1 includes:
- the LOC103400869 gene encoding UPF0481 protein At3g47200-like, with protein sequence MVVENVNDLYTMLISHRGGNVVAENNANAQTSSGNGHEVELIASSIRGKLHKQPPLPACTCIFRIPSVLRRHNEKAFLPNLVSIGPFHHGQKNLQVMEEIKLWYLYCLLDRKPTSETRLEYLVELIRSIEQHCRDCYGEKIDMSSEKFVEMMVVDGCFIIELFRKYARVVPSDKDDPVFYTLWMHSALINDLFLLENQLPWKVLDCLFHHTRENNDKPPAYSLSHLALNFFRNSTFLQSTQLYGKSGSKHLLHIIRHSLLGSYTQLQLTFKSYWEPIPSVTELLQAGVQFKIRNTGDNMLDITFENGVMEIPPVNIRENGESLFRNLIAYEQCNPSISISNITSYAVVLDNLINSSKDVDFLIQKGIITTVLSKEDIACFFTRLYNDTIPGYFSYAELTKNVNAFYQDRWNRWQTILRRDYFNNPWSILSFAAALMILGMTFIQTIYTVLAYY encoded by the coding sequence ATGGTGGTAGAGAACGTTAATGATCTCTACACGATGCTAATTAGTCATCGTGGTGGAAATGTGGTTGCAGAAAATAATGCGAATGCGCAAACCTCGAGTGGAAATGGACATGAAGTGGAGTTAATAGCATCCTCGATTCGAGGAAAGCTTCATAAGCAACCTCCTTTACCAGCTTGTACTTGCATATTTAGAATCCCCAGTGTACTACGCAGGCATAATGAAAAAGCTTTTCTTCCAAATTTAGTTTCAATAGGGCCATTTCACCATGGACAAAAGAACCTGCAAGTCATGGAAGAAATTAAACTATGGTATCTATATTGCCTCCTTGATCGAAAACCAACTTCAGAGACCAGGTTGGAGTACCTTGTGGAACTAATTAGAAGTATAGAACAACATTGTCGTGATTGCTATGGTGAAAAAATTGATATGAGTAGTGAAAAGTTTGTAGAAATGATGGTGGTTGATGGTTGCTTTATTATAGAACTCTTTCGCAAGTATGCGAGAGTGGTGCCTAGTGACAAAGATGATCCTGTGTTCTATACGTTATGGATGCACTCGGCACTTATAAATGACTTGTTTCTACTCGAAAACCAGCTTCCTTGGAAGGTTCTTGACTGTTTATTCCACCACACAAGGGAAAATAATGACAAACCACCGGCCTATTCTCTGTCTCATCTTGCTCTCAACTTCTTCAGGAATTCCACATTCTTACAGTCTACACAGCTTTACGGAAAATCAGGAAGTAAACATTTACTTCACATCATACGACACTCTTTACTTGGCTCATATACGCAATTACAATTAACGTTTAAAAGTTATTGGGAACCAATTCCTTCTGTAACAGAACTTCTACAAGCTGGAGTCCaattcaaaatcagaaacacCGGTGACAACATGCTTGATATAACCTTCGAGAACGGAGTGATGGAAATTCCACCAGTAAACATCCGAGAAAATGGAGAGTCTCTCTTCAGAAACCTCATCGCTTACGAGCAGTGTAATCCAAGCATCTCGATTTCTAATATTACCTCTTACGCTGTGGTGTTGGATAACCTTATCAATTCTAGCAAAGATGTAGACTTTCTCATTCAGAAAGGAATTATAACTACAGTACTGAGCAAGGAGGACATTGCCTGTTTCTTCACTAGGCTTTACAATGACACTATTCCCGGCTATTTCTCTTACGCAGAACTCACCAAGAATGTGAATGCATTCTATCAGGACCGGTGGAACAGATGGCAAACAATTCTCAGGCGTGATTATTTTAACAATCCGTGGTCAATCTTGTCATTTGCTGCTGCTCTTATGATCCTAGGCATGACCTTCATTCAAACCATATATACTGTTCTGGCTTACTACTAG